The sequence TTGCTGTAAATTCTTAGCCACAGAATAAGGTATTAAGTATTGCAGTCCGTGACAATCCCCTATGGTGAAAGTGGTTAGATTCCGAAAGGATATCAAGGATGAAGCTAGATTCTCTAATCTGCCACAATTGTTCACGCATAGAACTTCCAAGTTTGGAAAAACACGGCCCCCTGCTTGGGAGTTTTCCATCCCTAGATGTATCAGCTCCGGCATATCGATGAGCCACAAAGTCTTTACACGTGGGAGGGTCTCAACTTCATGTATTTCCCTGCTACCACTTCCTTGGTGGTCGTGGACAAATAATTCTTTCCAAGGAGCAGAAAGCACACGGAGACGTTCAATATTCTGTAAATTCTCAAAGAAAACATCTGACTTGGGATGTGAAGTAGCAAAATAAATTGACTTTACTTTGCTCAACAACTCTGCTAGGAGTGGACCATATGGTTCATACCAAATCTCCGTGTTCTTGTCCAACATCAACTTTTCCAAGTTGAGAAATGACTTGCCCTGAAATATTGTCAACGGTAATGGCATgctttaaattattttgaaaaaactGGATAACACATAATAACTTTAATATTAAAAACTTAACAAgggtcacttagtactacggtataGTGGTATTCATTCACTAGTAAGTGAGAGGTAAtatgttcgattctcgctaaaggcgaatttaaaccacattattgctaatccattgtgaggcttagctcaCTCCCCCATCTCCAACCGAACGAAGGCCAAatgactcgttttagccctctggccctccaagatattaatattttaatgaacagtataaGGTcgtatttgcctccatctccaaccaagggccatATGGCTTAGTTGGGCCAgccggttggccctttggccatTTTTTGTCCAGTGGAgcccacgagccctttggcctaacTCTCGATTGGAGACGGTTCTCGGGCTATTTtcagccctctggccctctggaccttTCGGTTGGAGGTGGTCTTACTTTTCCAAAGAAAACTAGTTATGTAAAAAGCACATAACATTTCattcataaatttaaaaaaaaaattaaaaaaaaaaaaaaaaacactgtgTACAAGAATGTTTACCTTCTCAATTAAAAAGAAAGGTTGTTTCATTGGTCTTGGGTGGCTCAAGTCAAGCTTGTCTTGATATGTTGAAAATTCGGAAGCAAAAATCTCCACACTACTACATTGTTCGAAATTTAATTCGTTGAGTAATGGCCAATTAGAGACATGCAGTCCATGATAGAAACTCTGAAGCCGGGGTAGATTTTCAAATATCACTATTTCTACTTTAGGGAACCTGAACTCCTCATGTGTCCTTTTTGGTCCTTCTTCCATCGTGACAATTTCCTCCATTAAACCACAATTCTCGACCTTGAACTTCCTTAGCTGCTTAAGATTTTTGGCTACTGAGACGGGAAATAAATTCTTCAAACTCTCACATGAGGATATCTCAACTAAATTTAGATTTGGGCAATCAAAACCGTTCAACTGAGTGGTAGATGATGAGTCATATACTACTTGTAGTGATTGGCATTGCTTTATATATAAGGACTCTAGAGCATTCAATCTTCCCATGATACTTGGCCCAAAGATATTAATCAAATTGTGGCACCTACTAACATCCATAATTCTGAGCTTGCCAAAAGAATCTGAATGTAGTTGGTTGTGGAATATTGTCTTCAATTTAGGTAAGTCCTGTATCCACAATATCTCCAAGCTAGGAAATTCTACCTGTCACATATTCATTTTAGAAAGAGTGGGACGCATGCATAAGTTGGAAATGAAAGCATAAAGAAAATAAGTGAAGTTATAATTCACCTTTTCATCAAAGAGCTCaatatctctttcttctttgttgGTTGTAATATTTTCACTCTTGGCATCAAAGATGAATGTCTCCAGTTTAGTACAATCGTCTAgatccaaaaacaccaaagatggAAATTTAATGTAACTTCCTGAGCTGAATCTAGAAAGGCTTGGAAGATGTTGTAGCTCTAGACGGCTTAGCTTATCAAACATGTAATTTGTATTCTCCTCATTTCCCACTATCTCTTCCATAATTTGACAATTAGATATCTTGAGATTTTTGAGTTGTCTGAGAGATTTAGCCATGGAACTCGAAAACAAAAATCTTAAACTATCACATTGATACACAGTCAAGGTTGTTAAGTTGGGCATCATAACCTGCATAGCACATAACAAAATTCATGTTTATTTTAGAAAATTACAATTTACATTGTTGTTAGCCGTATACATTCCAAATGTGTAGATATAAAGTAAATGTCATCTATTTAAAAGGGAACGGATCCCCTCCTGAGCGTAGGAGGCGAAGCCTTTTGAGGAAATCACACAAATCGTTGAATTTTGATCCAACAggtacaattattataacttttagaggatcTCCTGTTTGCAGCTGTTGGATCAAAATTCAACGACCTATGTGATTTTCTCAAGAAGGGATCCGTTCACTATTTAAAAAGTAAGCTACTAAGCTACTAGGCCACTAGACAGATGTATGTCCTTGTACTTTCATTAATTAGCAAAGAACAAATTGGAGTAAAAATCTAActgaaaaagagaaataaatggccaaaattatatttttaaattgatACAAAAAAACACATTATTGTGAAAGATCTTTAGTGGTAAGTGGTGAATTCTCCCAATAATTAGAgtttggttcaaattttttaaaaataagtgcggccttttgataaacaaaaaaaaaaaaaaaatgtgtttctGTATGACACGTCTCAATACTTATACTGTCCACAAACTTAACACTAACATAACTCTATCAACtcccaataaaattaaataaaaataaaagcaaaagtTCAGAAAAAGAAGCCGCTcgtcctcctctctctctctcacttcctGAAACACAACAGCAGCAATATCAATTGCATCTCCTTCACACTTTAAATCCataaatcaaaacccaaaagcctCGCCCTTCAATTTAATTGCTCCTTCAAACAATAGGGGACTACTAAATTTGGGAAGATTGAAGAATAAATCCCTTTTGGTGCAAAATTCGTTCAATTTACACCCTTGTCGGTCGAGAGTGATCTCGACGTCACCATCGACGATCTCCTATTGCAAATCCTTGGGGTCCTTGCCGTTGACCGTGCAGCCCATCGGGTCGCAGGTTCCGAGAATCTCCTTCACCGTTCCCACGAGCTCCTTCGGCCAAGGATCTGTTCCTCATAACCTTGGCGATCTTGATGACGTCATCAAGGGAGATGCTGCCGCTGTGCTTGAAGTGGTGGTGGTCCGTGCGGTGAATGGTGGTGTCGGGAAGGAAGGGGGAATGGGAAGGGTACCCAGTACGCTGGGCTACGCTCtgctgtttttctttttttctttattttatttggagTTAACTCCGTtggttgaaatttgaaaatcgTGGAAAGAAAAAATCTTAATATCAAGTTGAATACCATGAGTTATCAaatcctaaaaataaaaaaaataaaaaaataaaccgtGGGTTATCAAGACCTGATAACTTAATATATCATTTAAATGGTTTTGGATTATAAAACTAAAGAATTATATGGTCGAAATTCGAAGAAGTAAAGTATAGTGAGAAATAttttgctaaaaaaaataaCAGAGAAAGTACCTTCTCATTACTGAAAAGTTTCGGTGGTCCACCAACTTCATCCTCCAACACGATTTCGTCGGCTTCTGTGTCAGCCGTTAATTGCTTGTCTTTGGAAGAGAAACCGATAAGCTTTGGTAGATTCCGCATTGTCAAGGATTTTAACTTTTGGAAGGGCTCGCCTTCGAGTTGCCCATAACACACACTTTCCAACCTCACAAGGTCTTCAAGAAATAGAGATTCTAGGTTGGGGAAGGCATTATGAGAGCAACTCCAACTGATGGAGTTAATGAGATATGTAACTTCGTCGTTGTTTTGGACATGGAGATGCTTCAGTTGTTTAGCAGCTTCACTGTCAAATAGATAGGATATAATATTCACACTCTCCTTCCCATCTAAGTACAACTGCTCACATCTCTTTACCAGCAACTTTATACCTCGGTCGAATTGATTTCTCCTGGTGAGCTTCAGTTTTAGCATGTTAGAGAAGGTTTCACTGATGTCAGGATATTCCCAACAATCACCAATAAGTATGGTGTATCTTTCTAACTTTTCGGAGAACAAGTTGGTTGGAAGAAGGTTAGCATCTGGAACATGTATGTCCAATGCGGATAGATGAGATAAGTGCTCCAGCTCTGAAACGCTAGCATTACTTCTTCTGCCATCGATCAAACCTTTACCTTCCCATTGCTTGAAGCTTTTTATTCCCATCCTCAAGTCTTCTAGTCTTGTCAAGCTTGATATAACATCAGGTGGGATCAAAACAAGTTCAGAGCAACCGGTCAACTCCAATAATTGTAGCCTAGTCAATTGCCCTATTTCTTTGGGCAACTCTTTAATCTTGGACTTTAGGAGGCTAAAGATCTTCAAGTTTGTTAgctgcccaacaagagttatgtCTACCAACTCGCTGAAAGCTAAGTACAATGTGTGAAGATGCTTTAGGGATTGAAAAGACAGAGGTAGCGACGGAATATGGAATCCGGTTACATCCAACACTTTGAGTTCTTCCATCCCTTCAAAAAATTTGCTTGGGATTTCCTGGGAGTCGCCAATACTATCATACGCCAAGAGCAAAAATTTTAATTCTGGGCATTCCCAAGGT is a genomic window of Malus domestica chromosome 09, GDT2T_hap1 containing:
- the LOC103445093 gene encoding probable disease resistance protein At4g27220, whose translation is MAMEVLTAIIPTIIDYTIRPVARQVGYIIFYKSNLEDLKSKLENFDSVKQRMNHEVDEVGRKVNQKVEADVQKWQSDAKKTTLEAEALLHDEGAKTKCLIICPNLISYHQRSRKATKLMKKIEEHENKKKEFSSVSYKAPVEDISAIASDEYMAFESRISMVKDIITELKKPDINRIGVYGLGGVGKTTLAKEVYREAVKEKLFDDVVIILNVKEKKDDEKIQKEITKRLGMDVDESEDMGKRANLLRAKVKDGKTLVILDDVLERIDLEAVGLVGVPNCKLLLTSRERQVLFHDMRTQKIFELGFLREKESWSLFEKMAGDVVKDHRILKEATQLAKKCGGLPVLVVAVASALRDSSLEEWKDALRSFKRFDKKEMNEKAFLALRWSYEQLEDEELKQLFLLCGSSGNCLIDLFKYSMGLGLIKNVEKVEEARTSLNVMFKKLKNSCLLQDSYDEETVRMHELVRDVAVRIASDDQKAFSSCYEDEVKEWPTEDLFKKYTTISLRYCKIPRFPEIPWECPELKFLLLAYDSIGDSQEIPSKFFEGMEELKVLDVTGFHIPSLPLSFQSLKHLHTLYLAFSELVDITLVGQLTNLKIFSLLKSKIKELPKEIGQLTRLQLLELTGCSELVLIPPDVISSLTRLEDLRMGIKSFKQWEGKGLIDGRRSNASVSELEHLSHLSALDIHVPDANLLPTNLFSEKLERYTILIGDCWEYPDISETFSNMLKLKLTRRNQFDRGIKLLVKRCEQLYLDGKESVNIISYLFDSEAAKQLKHLHVQNNDEVTYLINSISWSCSHNAFPNLESLFLEDLVRLESVCYGQLEGEPFQKLKSLTMRNLPKLIGFSSKDKQLTADTEADEIVLEDEVGGPPKLFSNEKVMMPNLTTLTVYQCDSLRFLFSSSMAKSLRQLKNLKISNCQIMEEIVGNEENTNYMFDKLSRLELQHLPSLSRFSSGSYIKFPSLVFLDLDDCTKLETFIFDAKSENITTNKEERDIELFDEKVEFPSLEILWIQDLPKLKTIFHNQLHSDSFGKLRIMDVSRCHNLINIFGPSIMGRLNALESLYIKQCQSLQVVYDSSSTTQLNGFDCPNLNLVEISSCESLKNLFPVSVAKNLKQLRKFKVENCGLMEEIVTMEEGPKRTHEEFRFPKVEIVIFENLPRLQSFYHGLHVSNWPLLNELNFEQCSSVEIFASEFSTYQDKLDLSHPRPMKQPFFLIEKGKSFLNLEKLMLDKNTEIWYEPYGPLLAELLSKVKSIYFATSHPKSDVFFENLQNIERLRVLSAPWKELFVHDHQGSGSREIHEVETLPRVKTLWLIDMPELIHLGMENSQAGGRVFPNLEVLCVNNCGRLENLASSLISFRNLTTFTIGDCHGLQYLIPYSVAKNLQQLKNLEVESCQRMVEIVASKEDDPENEITFSCLQHLKLSGLPSLQGFCTGNCIFKVPSLENLIVEDCQLIDIKISSDGLLQSDLTPERLHVTEETDDVLMLSYSRETDRDQTEQPMIADSHVDVKIVGLSSKEESSSFAWRVNVFRLCAIACLFVIFLFLLFFLFKEEILAWRADWKAL